One window of Mus caroli chromosome 11, CAROLI_EIJ_v1.1, whole genome shotgun sequence genomic DNA carries:
- the Inpp5j gene encoding phosphatidylinositol 4,5-bisphosphate 5-phosphatase A isoform X2: MEGQTRSGSARPGTRTGLGPLPGTHGALQAEIPSKKVNSSFQLPAKNSGPASSEPRLTLAPVGPRAAVSPPSERPRLVLSSPRPILAPLSIAGEQKRPPPPHSSNRAATSVGQLVVSAAAGSKPPPVASVSILAPKSLGQLVISASAMSRPSPAPLGSVLTPTSRDQKQLSPTSVGPKPALATSGLSLALASQEQPPQSPSSPSPVPSPVLSPSQEGHLAAASVTSTPASERQLPARQKDTAVPRPTPPADGSLYTPERAAGPATSPPRAQASSDPRLSPSFRARPEAPRHSPEDPVLPPPPQTLPLDVSPGLPESGTRSPGLLSPTFRPGIPSSQTVPPPLPKPPRSPSRSPSRSPNRSPCLPPAPEVAVPRPVTQAAGPGRCPSPNLQVQESPAATATTTSPTSSWSAQPTCKSDPGFRITVVTWNVGTAMPPDDVTSLLHLGSGHDNDGADMIAIGLQEVNSMINKRLKDALFTDQWSELFMDALGPFNFVLVSTVRMQGVILLLFAKYYHLPFLRDVQTDCTRTGLGGYWGNKGGVSVRLAAFGHMLCFLNCHLPAHMDKAEQRKDNFQTILSLQQFQGPGAHGILDHDLVFWFGDLNFRIESYDLHFVKFAIDSNQLHQLWEKDQLNMAKSTWPILKGFQEGPLNFAPTFKFDVGTNKYDTSAKKRKPAWTDRILWKVKAPSGGPSPSGRESHRLQVTQHSYRSHMEYTVSDHKPVAAQFILQFAFRDDVPLVRLEVADEWARPEQAVVRYRVETVFARSSWDWIGLYRVGFRHCKDYVAYVWAKHEEVDGNIYQVTFSEESLPKGHGDFILGYYSHHHSILIGVTEPFQISLPTSESASSSTDSSGTSSEGEDDSTLELLAPKSRSPSPGKSKRHRSRSPGLARFPSLALHPSSRERRRGGSRSPSPQSRQLPRVAPDRGHSSGSRGSSEEGPSGLPGPWAFPPSVPRSLGLLPALRLETVDPGGGGSWGADQEAPDPNNLSPSPQGRLGLEEGGLGP; the protein is encoded by the exons ATGGAAGGCCAGACCAGGAGTGGTAGTGCCAGGCCGGGGACCAGGACTGGACTGGGACCCTTGCCTGGGACTCATGGGGCTTTGCAAGCTGAGATACCCTCGAAG AAGGTAAACTCAAGTTTTCAGCTTCCAGCAAAGAACTCGGGCCCAGCATCTTCGGAACCAAGGTTGACCCTGGCACCTGTGGGACCACGAGCAGCTGTGTCACCTCCTTCAGAGAGGCCAAGACTGGTTTTGTCATCTCCCCGACCCATCCTAGCGCCACTGTCCATCGCTGGAGAACAGAAAAGGCCTCCGCCCCCTCACAGCTCCAACAGAGCAGCCACGTCTGTGGGCCAACTGGTAGTATCTGCTGCTGCAGGATCCAAGCCTCCACCAGTCGCCTCAGTCTCAATCCTGGCTCCGAAGTCTCTGGGGCAGCTAGTAATATCTGCCTCTGCTATGTCAAGGCCATCTCCGGCTCCTCTGGGGTCCGTCCTAACTCCAACTTCCAGGGATCAGAAGCAGTTATCACCCACCTCTGTGGGACCTAAGCCAGCATTGGCAACCTCAGGCCTAAGCCTAGCGCTGGCCTCTCAGGAGCAGCCCCCGCAGTCcccctccagtccttcccctgtGCCGAGTCCCGTTCTGTCACCCTCTCAGGAGGGTCACCTGGCTGCAGCATCTGTGACATCTACCCCAGCTTCTGAAAGACAGTTGCCGGCTAGACAGAAGGATACCGCAGTTCCCAGGCCCACTCCTCCTGCAGACGGGAGTCTCTACACTCCAGAGCGGGCAGCTGGTCCCGCCACCTCTCCACCAAGGGCCCAAGCTTCCTCAGACCCTCGGCTTTCCCCCTCTTTCCGCGCGAGACCAGAGGCTCCACGCCACAGCCCAGAGGATCCCGTCTTGCCACCGCCACCGCAGACCCTGCCCTTGGATGTGAGCCCAGGCCTTCCAGAGTCTGGCACCCGTTCCCCTGGACTTCTGTCCCCTACCTTTCGGCCAGGAATCCCTTCAAGCCAGACTGTGCCCCCACCTCTGCCCAAGCCACCTCGGTCTCCCAGCCGTTCCCCGAGTCGCTCTCCCAACCGCTCTCCCTGTTTGCCCCCAGCCCCTGAGGTGGCAGTCCCAAGACCTGTCACCCAGGCTGCAGGGCCTGGCAGGTGCCCAAGCCCTAACCTACAGGTACAAGAAAGCCCAGcagccaccgccaccaccacctcaCCAACATCTTCTTGGTCAGCTCAGCCTACCTGCAAGAGCGACCCTGGATTCCG GATCACTGTGGTTACATGGAATGTGGGGACCGCCATGCCCCCTGACGATGTCACATCTCTTCTTCACCTGGGCAGTGGCCACGACAATGATGGTGCAGATATGATTGCCATAGG GTTGCAAGAAGTCAACTCCATGATCAACAAGCGGCTCAAGGATGCTCTCTTTACCGACCAGTGGAGTGAGCTCTTCATGGATGCACTGGGGCCTTTCAACTTCGTGCTG GTGAGCACCGTGAGGATGCAGGGCGTCATTCTGCTGCTCTTTGCCAAGTACTACCACCTACCCTTCCTACGGGATGTGCAGACAGACTGTACTCGTACTGGCCTGGGTGGCTACTGG GGTAACAAGGGCGGAGTAAGTGTGCGCTTAGCAGCCTTCGGGCACATGCTGTGCTTCCTAAACTGCCACTTGCCCGCACACATGGACAAGGCAGAACAGCGCAAGGATAACTTTCAAACTATCCTTAGCCTCCAGCAATTCCAGGGACCTGGTGCACACGGCATCCTGGATCATGA TCTTGTATTCTGGTTTGGGGACCTGAACTTCCGCATTGAGAGCTATGACCTACACTTTGTCAAGTTCGCCATAGACAGCAACCAACTCCATCAGCTCTGGGAGAAGGACCAG CTCAACATGGCCAAGAGCACTTGGCCCATCTTGAAAGGTTTCCAGGAAGGGCCCCTTAACTTTGCTCCCACCTTCAAGTTTGACGTGGGTACCAACAAATATGATACCAG TGCCAAAAAGCGGAAGCCTGCCTGGACAGATCGCATTCTGTGGAAGGTCAAGGCTCCAAGTGGAGGTCCCAGTCcctcaggaagagagagccatAGGCTCCAGGTGACCCAGCACAGCTACCGCAGCCACATGGAGTACACTGTCAGTGACCACAAGCCTGTTGCTGCCCAGTTCATTCTGCAG TTTGCCTTCAGGGATGATGTTCCTCTGGTGCGGCTGGAGGTAGCCGATGAATGGGCAAGGCCAGAGCAGGCTGTGGTGAGGTACCGCGTGGAAACAGTATTTGCCCGAAGCTCCTGGGACTGGATCGGCTTGTACCGG GTGGGCTTCCGTCACTGTAAGGACTATGTGGCTTACGTCTGGGCCAAGCATGAGGAAGTGGATGGGAATATCTACCAG GTGACCTTCAGTGAGGAGTCACTGCCCAAGGGCCACGGAGACTTCATTCTGGGTTACTATAGCCACCACCACAGCATCCTCATTGGTGTCACAGAACCCTTTCAG ATCTCGCTGCCTACCTCAGAATCTGCCAGCAGCAGCACAGATAGCTCAGGCACCAGCTCGGAGGGGGAGGATGACAGCACACTGGAGCTGCTGGCACCCAAGTCCCGCAGCCCCAGCCCTGGCAAGTCCAAGAGACACCGTAGTCGCAGCCCTGGCCTAGCCCGCTTCCCCAGTCTCGCTCTCCATCCCTCGTCCCGTGAACGCCGCCGTGGTGGCAGCCGAAGTCCCTCGCCCCAGAGCCGCCAACTGCCTCGGGTAGCCCCTGACAGGGGGCACAGTAGTGGCAGCCGAGGTAGTAGTGAGGAGGGGCCCTCTGGGCTGCCTGGACCCTGGGCCTTCCCACCCTCTGTGCCTCGAAGCCTGGGCCTGCTTCCAGCCTTGCGCCTGGAGACCGTAGACCCTGGTGGTGGAGGCTCCTGGGGAGCTGACCAGGAGGCCCCTGACCCTAATAACCTGTCCCCTAGCCCCCAGGGCAGACTGGGGCTGGAGGAAGGGGGTTTGGGGCCCTGA
- the Inpp5j gene encoding phosphatidylinositol 4,5-bisphosphate 5-phosphatase A isoform X3: MEGQTRSGSARPGTRTGLGPLPGTHGALQAEIPSKLPAKNSGPASSEPRLTLAPVGPRAAVSPPSERPRLVLSSPRPILAPLSIAGEQKRPPPPHSSNRAATSVGQLVVSAAAGSKPPPVASVSILAPKSLGQLVISASAMSRPSPAPLGSVLTPTSRDQKQLSPTSVGPKPALATSGLSLALASQEQPPQSPSSPSPVPSPVLSPSQEGHLAAASVTSTPASERQLPARQKDTAVPRPTPPADGSLYTPERAAGPATSPPRAQASSDPRLSPSFRARPEAPRHSPEDPVLPPPPQTLPLDVSPGLPESGTRSPGLLSPTFRPGIPSSQTVPPPLPKPPRSPSRSPSRSPNRSPCLPPAPEVAVPRPVTQAAGPGRCPSPNLQVQESPAATATTTSPTSSWSAQPTCKSDPGFRITVVTWNVGTAMPPDDVTSLLHLGSGHDNDGADMIAIGPSPPRLQEVNSMINKRLKDALFTDQWSELFMDALGPFNFVLVSTVRMQGVILLLFAKYYHLPFLRDVQTDCTRTGLGGYWGNKGGVSVRLAAFGHMLCFLNCHLPAHMDKAEQRKDNFQTILSLQQFQGPGAHGILDHDLVFWFGDLNFRIESYDLHFVKFAIDSNQLHQLWEKDQLNMAKSTWPILKGFQEGPLNFAPTFKFDVGTNKYDTSAKKRKPAWTDRILWKVKAPSGGPSPSGRESHRLQVTQHSYRSHMEYTVSDHKPVAAQFILQFAFRDDVPLVRLEVADEWARPEQAVVRYRVETVFARSSWDWIGLYRVGFRHCKDYVAYVWAKHEEVDGNIYQVTFSEESLPKGHGDFILGYYSHHHSILIGVTEPFQISLPTSESASSSTDSSGTSSEGEDDSTLELLAPKSRSPSPGKSKRHRSRSPGLARFPSLALHPSSRERRRGGSRSPSPQSRQLPRVAPDRGHSSGSRGSSEEGPSGLPGPWAFPPSVPRSLGLLPALRLETVDPGGGGSWGADQEAPDPNNLSPSPQGRLGLEEGGLGP; the protein is encoded by the exons ATGGAAGGCCAGACCAGGAGTGGTAGTGCCAGGCCGGGGACCAGGACTGGACTGGGACCCTTGCCTGGGACTCATGGGGCTTTGCAAGCTGAGATACCCTCGAAG CTTCCAGCAAAGAACTCGGGCCCAGCATCTTCGGAACCAAGGTTGACCCTGGCACCTGTGGGACCACGAGCAGCTGTGTCACCTCCTTCAGAGAGGCCAAGACTGGTTTTGTCATCTCCCCGACCCATCCTAGCGCCACTGTCCATCGCTGGAGAACAGAAAAGGCCTCCGCCCCCTCACAGCTCCAACAGAGCAGCCACGTCTGTGGGCCAACTGGTAGTATCTGCTGCTGCAGGATCCAAGCCTCCACCAGTCGCCTCAGTCTCAATCCTGGCTCCGAAGTCTCTGGGGCAGCTAGTAATATCTGCCTCTGCTATGTCAAGGCCATCTCCGGCTCCTCTGGGGTCCGTCCTAACTCCAACTTCCAGGGATCAGAAGCAGTTATCACCCACCTCTGTGGGACCTAAGCCAGCATTGGCAACCTCAGGCCTAAGCCTAGCGCTGGCCTCTCAGGAGCAGCCCCCGCAGTCcccctccagtccttcccctgtGCCGAGTCCCGTTCTGTCACCCTCTCAGGAGGGTCACCTGGCTGCAGCATCTGTGACATCTACCCCAGCTTCTGAAAGACAGTTGCCGGCTAGACAGAAGGATACCGCAGTTCCCAGGCCCACTCCTCCTGCAGACGGGAGTCTCTACACTCCAGAGCGGGCAGCTGGTCCCGCCACCTCTCCACCAAGGGCCCAAGCTTCCTCAGACCCTCGGCTTTCCCCCTCTTTCCGCGCGAGACCAGAGGCTCCACGCCACAGCCCAGAGGATCCCGTCTTGCCACCGCCACCGCAGACCCTGCCCTTGGATGTGAGCCCAGGCCTTCCAGAGTCTGGCACCCGTTCCCCTGGACTTCTGTCCCCTACCTTTCGGCCAGGAATCCCTTCAAGCCAGACTGTGCCCCCACCTCTGCCCAAGCCACCTCGGTCTCCCAGCCGTTCCCCGAGTCGCTCTCCCAACCGCTCTCCCTGTTTGCCCCCAGCCCCTGAGGTGGCAGTCCCAAGACCTGTCACCCAGGCTGCAGGGCCTGGCAGGTGCCCAAGCCCTAACCTACAGGTACAAGAAAGCCCAGcagccaccgccaccaccacctcaCCAACATCTTCTTGGTCAGCTCAGCCTACCTGCAAGAGCGACCCTGGATTCCG GATCACTGTGGTTACATGGAATGTGGGGACCGCCATGCCCCCTGACGATGTCACATCTCTTCTTCACCTGGGCAGTGGCCACGACAATGATGGTGCAGATATGATTGCCATAGG TCCCTCACCTCCTAGGTTGCAAGAAGTCAACTCCATGATCAACAAGCGGCTCAAGGATGCTCTCTTTACCGACCAGTGGAGTGAGCTCTTCATGGATGCACTGGGGCCTTTCAACTTCGTGCTG GTGAGCACCGTGAGGATGCAGGGCGTCATTCTGCTGCTCTTTGCCAAGTACTACCACCTACCCTTCCTACGGGATGTGCAGACAGACTGTACTCGTACTGGCCTGGGTGGCTACTGG GGTAACAAGGGCGGAGTAAGTGTGCGCTTAGCAGCCTTCGGGCACATGCTGTGCTTCCTAAACTGCCACTTGCCCGCACACATGGACAAGGCAGAACAGCGCAAGGATAACTTTCAAACTATCCTTAGCCTCCAGCAATTCCAGGGACCTGGTGCACACGGCATCCTGGATCATGA TCTTGTATTCTGGTTTGGGGACCTGAACTTCCGCATTGAGAGCTATGACCTACACTTTGTCAAGTTCGCCATAGACAGCAACCAACTCCATCAGCTCTGGGAGAAGGACCAG CTCAACATGGCCAAGAGCACTTGGCCCATCTTGAAAGGTTTCCAGGAAGGGCCCCTTAACTTTGCTCCCACCTTCAAGTTTGACGTGGGTACCAACAAATATGATACCAG TGCCAAAAAGCGGAAGCCTGCCTGGACAGATCGCATTCTGTGGAAGGTCAAGGCTCCAAGTGGAGGTCCCAGTCcctcaggaagagagagccatAGGCTCCAGGTGACCCAGCACAGCTACCGCAGCCACATGGAGTACACTGTCAGTGACCACAAGCCTGTTGCTGCCCAGTTCATTCTGCAG TTTGCCTTCAGGGATGATGTTCCTCTGGTGCGGCTGGAGGTAGCCGATGAATGGGCAAGGCCAGAGCAGGCTGTGGTGAGGTACCGCGTGGAAACAGTATTTGCCCGAAGCTCCTGGGACTGGATCGGCTTGTACCGG GTGGGCTTCCGTCACTGTAAGGACTATGTGGCTTACGTCTGGGCCAAGCATGAGGAAGTGGATGGGAATATCTACCAG GTGACCTTCAGTGAGGAGTCACTGCCCAAGGGCCACGGAGACTTCATTCTGGGTTACTATAGCCACCACCACAGCATCCTCATTGGTGTCACAGAACCCTTTCAG ATCTCGCTGCCTACCTCAGAATCTGCCAGCAGCAGCACAGATAGCTCAGGCACCAGCTCGGAGGGGGAGGATGACAGCACACTGGAGCTGCTGGCACCCAAGTCCCGCAGCCCCAGCCCTGGCAAGTCCAAGAGACACCGTAGTCGCAGCCCTGGCCTAGCCCGCTTCCCCAGTCTCGCTCTCCATCCCTCGTCCCGTGAACGCCGCCGTGGTGGCAGCCGAAGTCCCTCGCCCCAGAGCCGCCAACTGCCTCGGGTAGCCCCTGACAGGGGGCACAGTAGTGGCAGCCGAGGTAGTAGTGAGGAGGGGCCCTCTGGGCTGCCTGGACCCTGGGCCTTCCCACCCTCTGTGCCTCGAAGCCTGGGCCTGCTTCCAGCCTTGCGCCTGGAGACCGTAGACCCTGGTGGTGGAGGCTCCTGGGGAGCTGACCAGGAGGCCCCTGACCCTAATAACCTGTCCCCTAGCCCCCAGGGCAGACTGGGGCTGGAGGAAGGGGGTTTGGGGCCCTGA
- the Inpp5j gene encoding phosphatidylinositol 4,5-bisphosphate 5-phosphatase A isoform X1, which produces MEGQTRSGSARPGTRTGLGPLPGTHGALQAEIPSKKVNSSFQLPAKNSGPASSEPRLTLAPVGPRAAVSPPSERPRLVLSSPRPILAPLSIAGEQKRPPPPHSSNRAATSVGQLVVSAAAGSKPPPVASVSILAPKSLGQLVISASAMSRPSPAPLGSVLTPTSRDQKQLSPTSVGPKPALATSGLSLALASQEQPPQSPSSPSPVPSPVLSPSQEGHLAAASVTSTPASERQLPARQKDTAVPRPTPPADGSLYTPERAAGPATSPPRAQASSDPRLSPSFRARPEAPRHSPEDPVLPPPPQTLPLDVSPGLPESGTRSPGLLSPTFRPGIPSSQTVPPPLPKPPRSPSRSPSRSPNRSPCLPPAPEVAVPRPVTQAAGPGRCPSPNLQVQESPAATATTTSPTSSWSAQPTCKSDPGFRITVVTWNVGTAMPPDDVTSLLHLGSGHDNDGADMIAIGPSPPRLQEVNSMINKRLKDALFTDQWSELFMDALGPFNFVLVSTVRMQGVILLLFAKYYHLPFLRDVQTDCTRTGLGGYWGNKGGVSVRLAAFGHMLCFLNCHLPAHMDKAEQRKDNFQTILSLQQFQGPGAHGILDHDLVFWFGDLNFRIESYDLHFVKFAIDSNQLHQLWEKDQLNMAKSTWPILKGFQEGPLNFAPTFKFDVGTNKYDTSAKKRKPAWTDRILWKVKAPSGGPSPSGRESHRLQVTQHSYRSHMEYTVSDHKPVAAQFILQFAFRDDVPLVRLEVADEWARPEQAVVRYRVETVFARSSWDWIGLYRVGFRHCKDYVAYVWAKHEEVDGNIYQVTFSEESLPKGHGDFILGYYSHHHSILIGVTEPFQISLPTSESASSSTDSSGTSSEGEDDSTLELLAPKSRSPSPGKSKRHRSRSPGLARFPSLALHPSSRERRRGGSRSPSPQSRQLPRVAPDRGHSSGSRGSSEEGPSGLPGPWAFPPSVPRSLGLLPALRLETVDPGGGGSWGADQEAPDPNNLSPSPQGRLGLEEGGLGP; this is translated from the exons ATGGAAGGCCAGACCAGGAGTGGTAGTGCCAGGCCGGGGACCAGGACTGGACTGGGACCCTTGCCTGGGACTCATGGGGCTTTGCAAGCTGAGATACCCTCGAAG AAGGTAAACTCAAGTTTTCAGCTTCCAGCAAAGAACTCGGGCCCAGCATCTTCGGAACCAAGGTTGACCCTGGCACCTGTGGGACCACGAGCAGCTGTGTCACCTCCTTCAGAGAGGCCAAGACTGGTTTTGTCATCTCCCCGACCCATCCTAGCGCCACTGTCCATCGCTGGAGAACAGAAAAGGCCTCCGCCCCCTCACAGCTCCAACAGAGCAGCCACGTCTGTGGGCCAACTGGTAGTATCTGCTGCTGCAGGATCCAAGCCTCCACCAGTCGCCTCAGTCTCAATCCTGGCTCCGAAGTCTCTGGGGCAGCTAGTAATATCTGCCTCTGCTATGTCAAGGCCATCTCCGGCTCCTCTGGGGTCCGTCCTAACTCCAACTTCCAGGGATCAGAAGCAGTTATCACCCACCTCTGTGGGACCTAAGCCAGCATTGGCAACCTCAGGCCTAAGCCTAGCGCTGGCCTCTCAGGAGCAGCCCCCGCAGTCcccctccagtccttcccctgtGCCGAGTCCCGTTCTGTCACCCTCTCAGGAGGGTCACCTGGCTGCAGCATCTGTGACATCTACCCCAGCTTCTGAAAGACAGTTGCCGGCTAGACAGAAGGATACCGCAGTTCCCAGGCCCACTCCTCCTGCAGACGGGAGTCTCTACACTCCAGAGCGGGCAGCTGGTCCCGCCACCTCTCCACCAAGGGCCCAAGCTTCCTCAGACCCTCGGCTTTCCCCCTCTTTCCGCGCGAGACCAGAGGCTCCACGCCACAGCCCAGAGGATCCCGTCTTGCCACCGCCACCGCAGACCCTGCCCTTGGATGTGAGCCCAGGCCTTCCAGAGTCTGGCACCCGTTCCCCTGGACTTCTGTCCCCTACCTTTCGGCCAGGAATCCCTTCAAGCCAGACTGTGCCCCCACCTCTGCCCAAGCCACCTCGGTCTCCCAGCCGTTCCCCGAGTCGCTCTCCCAACCGCTCTCCCTGTTTGCCCCCAGCCCCTGAGGTGGCAGTCCCAAGACCTGTCACCCAGGCTGCAGGGCCTGGCAGGTGCCCAAGCCCTAACCTACAGGTACAAGAAAGCCCAGcagccaccgccaccaccacctcaCCAACATCTTCTTGGTCAGCTCAGCCTACCTGCAAGAGCGACCCTGGATTCCG GATCACTGTGGTTACATGGAATGTGGGGACCGCCATGCCCCCTGACGATGTCACATCTCTTCTTCACCTGGGCAGTGGCCACGACAATGATGGTGCAGATATGATTGCCATAGG TCCCTCACCTCCTAGGTTGCAAGAAGTCAACTCCATGATCAACAAGCGGCTCAAGGATGCTCTCTTTACCGACCAGTGGAGTGAGCTCTTCATGGATGCACTGGGGCCTTTCAACTTCGTGCTG GTGAGCACCGTGAGGATGCAGGGCGTCATTCTGCTGCTCTTTGCCAAGTACTACCACCTACCCTTCCTACGGGATGTGCAGACAGACTGTACTCGTACTGGCCTGGGTGGCTACTGG GGTAACAAGGGCGGAGTAAGTGTGCGCTTAGCAGCCTTCGGGCACATGCTGTGCTTCCTAAACTGCCACTTGCCCGCACACATGGACAAGGCAGAACAGCGCAAGGATAACTTTCAAACTATCCTTAGCCTCCAGCAATTCCAGGGACCTGGTGCACACGGCATCCTGGATCATGA TCTTGTATTCTGGTTTGGGGACCTGAACTTCCGCATTGAGAGCTATGACCTACACTTTGTCAAGTTCGCCATAGACAGCAACCAACTCCATCAGCTCTGGGAGAAGGACCAG CTCAACATGGCCAAGAGCACTTGGCCCATCTTGAAAGGTTTCCAGGAAGGGCCCCTTAACTTTGCTCCCACCTTCAAGTTTGACGTGGGTACCAACAAATATGATACCAG TGCCAAAAAGCGGAAGCCTGCCTGGACAGATCGCATTCTGTGGAAGGTCAAGGCTCCAAGTGGAGGTCCCAGTCcctcaggaagagagagccatAGGCTCCAGGTGACCCAGCACAGCTACCGCAGCCACATGGAGTACACTGTCAGTGACCACAAGCCTGTTGCTGCCCAGTTCATTCTGCAG TTTGCCTTCAGGGATGATGTTCCTCTGGTGCGGCTGGAGGTAGCCGATGAATGGGCAAGGCCAGAGCAGGCTGTGGTGAGGTACCGCGTGGAAACAGTATTTGCCCGAAGCTCCTGGGACTGGATCGGCTTGTACCGG GTGGGCTTCCGTCACTGTAAGGACTATGTGGCTTACGTCTGGGCCAAGCATGAGGAAGTGGATGGGAATATCTACCAG GTGACCTTCAGTGAGGAGTCACTGCCCAAGGGCCACGGAGACTTCATTCTGGGTTACTATAGCCACCACCACAGCATCCTCATTGGTGTCACAGAACCCTTTCAG ATCTCGCTGCCTACCTCAGAATCTGCCAGCAGCAGCACAGATAGCTCAGGCACCAGCTCGGAGGGGGAGGATGACAGCACACTGGAGCTGCTGGCACCCAAGTCCCGCAGCCCCAGCCCTGGCAAGTCCAAGAGACACCGTAGTCGCAGCCCTGGCCTAGCCCGCTTCCCCAGTCTCGCTCTCCATCCCTCGTCCCGTGAACGCCGCCGTGGTGGCAGCCGAAGTCCCTCGCCCCAGAGCCGCCAACTGCCTCGGGTAGCCCCTGACAGGGGGCACAGTAGTGGCAGCCGAGGTAGTAGTGAGGAGGGGCCCTCTGGGCTGCCTGGACCCTGGGCCTTCCCACCCTCTGTGCCTCGAAGCCTGGGCCTGCTTCCAGCCTTGCGCCTGGAGACCGTAGACCCTGGTGGTGGAGGCTCCTGGGGAGCTGACCAGGAGGCCCCTGACCCTAATAACCTGTCCCCTAGCCCCCAGGGCAGACTGGGGCTGGAGGAAGGGGGTTTGGGGCCCTGA